The following are encoded together in the Triticum dicoccoides isolate Atlit2015 ecotype Zavitan chromosome 6B, WEW_v2.0, whole genome shotgun sequence genome:
- the LOC119326077 gene encoding transcription factor ILI5 → MSSRRSSRGSISDEEVNELMSKLQSLLPNSRRRGSSQASTTKLLKETCSYIKSLHREVDDLSDRLSDLMSTMDHNSAEAEIIRGILRS, encoded by the exons ATGTCGAGCAGAAGGTCGTCGCGCGGCTCCATCTCCGACGAGGAGGTCAACGAGCTCATGTCCAAGCTCCAGTCTCTGCTCCCCAACTCTCGCCGCCGCGGCTCCAGCCAG GCGTCGACGACGAAGCTGCTGAAGGAGACGTGCAGCTACATCAAGAGCCTCCACCGGGAGGTGGACGACCTCAGCGACCGGCTGTCGGACCTCATGTCGACCATGGACCACAATAGCGCCGAAGCGGAGATCATCCGCGGCATCCTCCGCTCGTGA